The Streptomyces sp. HUAS MG91 sequence GCCGGGTTCGACGGCTGGCGGTGCCATCTGTACCGCCTCGCCGTCCACCCGGACGCGCGCCGGCAGGGCGTCGGATCGGCGCTGCTCGCCGCGGCCGAGGAGCGGTTCCTGGCACTCGGCGGGCGGCGCGGCGACGCGATGGTCCTGGACCGCAACGACCGGGCACACCACGCGTGGAAGGCCGCCGGTTACGCCCCCGAGCCGCAGTGGAGCCGGTGGGTCAAGCCGCTGACCGAGCAGTAGCGCATCGTTTACTTTGCCGGTCCTTTACCATGGGCATGTGCCTCGCATCGCGCGAGGCACACCAACTTCTCCAGCGAAAGGTGTGAGCGTCCGCCCATGGGCGAGCCTCCCAGTACCCGGTCGATTCCCCTGCGCGGTCCCCGAGACCGCGCGCCGCAGCCGTCCCTGGCCGATCATGGGACGGAGGTGACGACCCGATGACGACCGAAGTGCTCCTGCTCGCCGTGGCAGTCCTGCTCTCGCTGGCCTGCGGCGCCTTCGTCGCCGCGGAGTTCTCGCTCACCACCGTCGAGCGCGGTGAGCTGGAGGACGCCGTCGAGCGCGGCGAGCGCGGTGCCGCCGGCGCCCTGAAGGCGGTGCGCGCCCTCACCTTCCAGCTCTCGGGCGCCCAGCTCGGCATCACCGTCACCAATCTGGTCGTCGGCATGCTCGCCGAGCCGTCCATCGCCAAGCTCATCGCGGGACCGCTGGAGGCCGTCGGCATTCCGAAGAGCGCGTCGTCGTCGGTGGCGCTCGTGCTGGGCACCGCGCTGTCGACCGTGTTCCTGATGGTCGTCGGTGAGCTGGTGCCGAAGAACTGGGCGATCTCCTCGCCGCTGGCGGTCGCCAAGCGGGTGGCGACGCCGCAGCGCTGGTTCAGCGCGATCTTCCGGCCGTTCATCACGCACCTGAACAACACGGCGAAC is a genomic window containing:
- a CDS encoding GNAT family N-acetyltransferase gives rise to the protein MNDLRIRSAAPTDLDAVLAFWKVAAEGTSISDDRTGVERLVARDHEALLLAERDGELVGTVIAGFDGWRCHLYRLAVHPDARRQGVGSALLAAAEERFLALGGRRGDAMVLDRNDRAHHAWKAAGYAPEPQWSRWVKPLTEQ